AGCACCAGGCAGTACAAAAGCCATTCTTACATTGGCGGACGGATCTACTGTGGCATTGGATAGTACCGGCAACCGGGTGATCAGCCAGGGGGGCACCGCTATACGCCAGCAGGGCGGCCAGCTGGAATATGATGTAAAGGGCGAGCCAGCCTCTTTAAGTTATAATATGCTGGTTACACCAAGAGGCGGACAGTTCAGGATCACCCTGCCGGATGGCTCGAAAGTATGGCTGAATGCCGCATCCTCCCTCCGTTATCCCACTGCTTTCATTAACAATACGAGAACAGTGGAAATCACCGGAGAAGCTTACTTTGAGGTAGCACCTGACGCGGCAAAACCTTTTATGGTGAAAGTAAACGAACGCACTGCAATTCTCGTATTAGGAACAGCATTTAATGTGAATGCTTATACAGATGAACCAACTATCAATACTACTTTATTAGAGGGGGCAGTAAGGATCAACGCACAAACCTTAACTCCCGGGCAACAGGCGCAGGTAAATACTGCAGGTGCCATAAAACTCGTCAACGATGTGGATGTATCAGAAACGGTAGCATGGAAGAACGGCATCTTCTCTTTTAACAATGCAGATGTGCGTACCGTAATGCGCCAGATAGGGCGCTGGTATAATATCGAGATCAATTATGAACAGGCTGTTTACACCACTAAATTTAAAGGAAAGATAGGCCGTGATCTGAATTTAACAGATGCACTGGAAGTATTGAAAAAAGCAGGTGTGAATTTTAAGATGGAAGGAAGAACATTGACTGTAATGCCTTAATATAAATATTGCTTAGCCAGAAGAAACAACCAACCAACATTAGAGGAATACATAGATCATAGTCGGTACCCAAAACAGGTAAAAGAAAGTCGCTGCGGATTAGGCCCCGTAGCGACTGGATGCCTGGCTGGACCAAATGAAGTTACGCTTGTAAACGTCAATTATTTAATCAACCAAACTACTGCAAGTTATGCAAAAAAATGTGTATTGCAACCAGCTGGTTACGGAGCATCATGTGCCGTATCATAAGGGCTGGCCATCAACCAAGATCCTGTTAG
This DNA window, taken from Chitinophaga niabensis, encodes the following:
- a CDS encoding FecR family protein, yielding MSDATERIPELIVRLLKQEASEEEIAELESWKQASPANAALIAGILKEAYVANGLKELETAQKRSTEKLAQAGILLQNKDHTRVRRISYRWVAAAAVLMAVATGVYFWSQRSLQPIPDLAGNIAPGSTKAILTLADGSTVALDSTGNRVISQGGTAIRQQGGQLEYDVKGEPASLSYNMLVTPRGGQFRITLPDGSKVWLNAASSLRYPTAFINNTRTVEITGEAYFEVAPDAAKPFMVKVNERTAILVLGTAFNVNAYTDEPTINTTLLEGAVRINAQTLTPGQQAQVNTAGAIKLVNDVDVSETVAWKNGIFSFNNADVRTVMRQIGRWYNIEINYEQAVYTTKFKGKIGRDLNLTDALEVLKKAGVNFKMEGRTLTVMP